One segment of Cottoperca gobio chromosome 24, fCotGob3.1, whole genome shotgun sequence DNA contains the following:
- the LOC115004020 gene encoding lymphokine-activated killer T-cell-originated protein kinase homolog, translating into MASPTKFIDEGAIKTPKNSRVKSFLSSGGTPITIPASPFMKKLGCGTGVNVYLMDRMGKLNASPWAVKKINSRCASLQVAIYQKRLNEEAKVLKGINHPNIVGFRAFAMSKDGSNCLAMEYGGEQSLNDLIEERRKDGLKAFPAANIEKVALHVARGLQYLHNEKKLLHGDMKSCNVVIKGDFETVKICDVGVALQLDENMRVSDSKAEYIGTEPWKPKEAMQEGGEITDKADIFAYGLTLWEMMSLAMPHLEMLDDDDDEEEEENSMEESFDEDGYYERLGTRPAVDAEALGGSYRRVLELFYLCTEEDAKRRPSAAQIVQALESNAPLDKTPSEVIVID; encoded by the exons ATGGCCTCCCCTACCAAATTCATCGATGAGGGTGCGATCAAGACCCCTAAAAACAGCCGAGTGAAGAGCTTCTTAAGCAGCGGAGGGACACCGATCACCATCCCGGCCTCACCTTTCATGAAGAAGTTGGGCTGTGGAACTGGTGTCAACGTTTACCTCATGGACAG AATGGGAAAGTTGAATGCGTCTCCCTGGGCTGTCAAGAAGATCAACAGCAGGTGTGCAAGCTTACAGGTGGCGATTTACCAGAAGCGCCTGAACGAGGAGGCGAAAGTCCTGAAGGGAATCAACCATCCAAACATTGTTG GGTTTCGTGCCTTCGCCATGAGCAAAGATGGATCAAACTGTCTGGCGATGGAGTACGGAGGAGAGCAGTCCCTCAACGACctgatagaggagaggagaaaggacgGCCTGAAAGCGTTCCCTGCTGCCAACATAGAGAAAGTAGCGCTGCACGTCGCCCGCGGCCTTCAG TATCTCCACAACGAGAAGAAGCTGCTGCACGGCGACATGAAGTCGTGTAACGTTGTCATCAAGGGCGACTTTGAGACCGTGAAGATCTGCGATGTTGGCGTGGCTCTGCAGCTGGACGAGAACATGAGAG TGTCGGACTCGAAGGCGGAGTACATCGGCACGGAGCCGTGGAAACCTAAGGAAGCCATGCAAGAGGGCGGAGAGATCACCGACAAGGCTGACATCTTCGCATACGGTCTGACTCTGTGGGAGATGATGTCGCTGGCCATGCCTCACCTGGAGATgctggatgatgatgatgacgaggaggaagaag agaaCTCGATGGAGGAGAGTTTTGACGAGGACGGCTACTACGAGAGGCTGGGGACGAGGCCGGCGGTGGATGCGGAGGCTCTGGGCGGCTCGTACCGGAGGGTGCTGGAGCTCTTCTACCTCTGCACCGAGGAGGACGCCAAGAGGAGACCCTCCGCCGCACAGATCGTCCAGGCTTTAGAGAGCAACGCCCCGCTGGACAAAACGCCCAGTGAGGTGATTGTTATCGACTAA
- the LOC115004019 gene encoding N-acetyltransferase ESCO2-like isoform X1 has protein sequence MMPTTTRKRKLPSLDSDSHPAKNRVRDVESPVKSISLRKLPQSPTRKKPVGLLHKANCASPHKATGSPAKSPCKSPFKSSMVTSSFYGQKKPFYLTPLDRKAIKEALPSPPRPLPSPPSQDKNKRNVKGGSKPRKAAGSSNARKTGTKSNSPSTKTIKLSKPNSSVTSKPPSITTTAPASSAKPTDPKKAITITFSSLKPKPKIFVGAAFFATGKKPTSMYKKSARKSSTRQAPVPVKSKAVPPKVKSVKSKPTAPVTNQQQTHPEKTAALQTAVLQTAALQTAVLPVEMEENQPSTKPRTKFDPSDWVDAVNEQPETPKPFSSPKMLSENYGITKELMISLSRTPTASPASTTASFSTAEDGGADLSDVSPICAAASPPKDSAAVYPIFGSASKKRLKNAALRSPMSCSTPSGLTASLQTASAVKERPVRRRKEKQDDDQLIIDAGQKQFGATTCSSCGMVYSAENPEDNFQHNQFHQRFIDSIKYVGWKKERVVAEFWDGKILLVMPDDPKYAIKKADDVRHVADSELGFQQVTLSRPTQAKTYLFINTERMVVGCLVVEPIRQAYRVLEQAEQHKDMTKDDFMERHRAWCCSTVPEQALCGISRVWVFSLARRQGIATRMLDTVRSTFMYGSHLTKEEIAFSDPTPDGKLFATKYSNTPTFLVYNFIA, from the exons ATGATGCCCACTACTACCAGGAAAAGGAAGCTCCCCTCTCTGGACTCTGACAG TCACCCAGCTAAGAACCGTGTGAGGGATGTGGAGTCCCCTGTGAAGAGTATATCCCTCAGAAAGCTTCCACAGTCACCGACCAGGAAGAAGCCAGTCGGGCTTCTGCACAAGGCAAACTGTGCCTCTCCACATAAAGCAACAG GCTCTCCAGCCAAATCACCTTGTAAATCTCCATTCAAATCTTCCATGGTTACAAGCTCCTTCTATGGCCAGAAGAAGCCCTTCTATCTCACGCCACTAGACAGGAAGGCAATAAAGGAGGCACTgccttctcctcctcgtcctcttcctTCCCCTCCTTCCCAGGATAAAAATAAGAGGAATGTTAAAGGAGGCAGCAAGCCGAGAAAGGCTGCAGGATCTAGTAATGCAAGGAAGACGGGTACCAAAAGCAATTCACCATCTACAAAGACAATCAAGCTGTCCAAACCTAACAGCAG TGTCACTTCTAAACCGCCGTCCATTACAACTACTGCTCCTGCCAGCAGCGCTAAGCCAACAGATCCCAAGAAGGCAATCACCATCACTTTCAGCAGCCTGAAGCCCAAGCCGAAGATCTTTGTAGGTGCTGCTTTCTTTGCTACAGGGAAGAAACCTACATCCATGTACAAGAAATCTGCACGAAAATCCTCAACCAGGCAAGCTCCAGTCCCAGTGAAGAGCAAAGCTGTCCCGCCGAAGGTTAAGAGCGTGAAGTCGAAGCCAACTGCTCCAGTGACGAACCAACAGCAGACGCATCCTGAAAAG ACTGCTGCCCTGCAGACTGCTGTCCTGCAGACTGCTGCCCTGCAGACTGCTGTCCTGCCGGTCGAGATGGAAGAGAACCAGCCGAGCACCAAGCCGAGGACAAAATTTGATCCGTCAGACTGGGTGGACGCTGTCAACGAACAGCCTGAAACTCCAAAACCTTTCAG ctctcctAAAATGTTGTCGGAGAATTATGGGATTACCAAGGAGCTGATGATTTCGTTGTCAAGGACCCCAACAGCAAGTCCTGCATCCACAACGGCATCCTTCAGCACAGCAGAA GATGGTGGCGCTGACCTGAGTGATGTAAGTCCCATCTGTGCTGCTGCCAGTCCACccaaag ATTCTGCAGCGGTGTATCCCATCTTCGGCTCTGCCTCCAAAAA gAGGTTAAAGAACGCAGCTTTGCGGTCACCGATGTCCTGCAGCACCCCCTCTGGTCTGACGGCGTCACTGCAGACGGCTTCTGCTGTCAAAGAGCGACCAGTTCgcaggaggaaagagaaacaggACGACGACCAGCTCATCATC GACGCCGGTCAGAAGCAGTTTGGAGCGACGACGTGCAGCTCGTGTGGGATGGTTTACAGCGCAGAAAACCCAGAGGACAATTTCCAACACAACCAGTTCCACCAGCGCTTCATCGACTCCATAAAATATGTG GGCTGGAAGAAGGAGCGGGTGGTGGCCGAGTTCTGGGATGGAAAAATCCTCCTAGTCATGCCAGATGATCCCAAATACGCCattaaaaag gcTGACGACGTGCGGCATGTGGCGGACAGCGAGTTGGGTTTCCAGCAGGTGACTCTGAGCAGACCGACACAGGCCAAGACCTACCTCTTCATCAACACGGAGCGCATGGTGGTGGGCTGCCTCGTCGTTGAACCTATACGCCAG GCCTACAGAGTCCTCGAGCAGGCGGAGCAACACAAAGACATGACGAAGGACGACTTCATGGAGCGACACCGAGCCTGGTGCTGCTCCACCGTCCCGGAACAAGCTCTGTGTGGGATCAGCCGGGTCTGGGTCTTCAGTCTGGCCAGACGACAGGGCATCGCAACACGCATGCTGGACACCGTCAG GAGCACCTTCATGTACGGCAGCCATCTAACGAAGGAGGAAATCGCCTTCTCTGACCCGACACCTGATGGCAAACTGTTTGCAACCAAGTACTCCAACACACCGACCTTCCTGGTTTACAACTTCATTGCATGA
- the LOC115004019 gene encoding N-acetyltransferase ESCO2-like isoform X2, which translates to MMPTTTRKRKLPSLDSDSHPAKNRVRDVESPVKSISLRKLPQSPTRKKPVGLLHKANCASPHKATGSPAKSPCKSPFKSSMVTSSFYGQKKPFYLTPLDRKAIKEALPSPPRPLPSPPSQDKNKRNVKGGSKPRKAAGSSNARKTGTKSNSPSTKTIKLSKPNSSVTSKPPSITTTAPASSAKPTDPKKAITITFSSLKPKPKIFVGAAFFATGKKPTSMYKKSARKSSTRQAPVPVKSKAVPPKVKSVKSKPTAPVTNQQQTHPEKTAALQTAVLQTAALQTAVLPVEMEENQPSTKPRTKFDPSDWVDAVNEQPETPKPFSSPKMLSENYGITKELMISLSRTPTASPASTTASFSTAEDGGADLSDVSPICAAASPPKDSAAVYPIFGSASKKLKNAALRSPMSCSTPSGLTASLQTASAVKERPVRRRKEKQDDDQLIIDAGQKQFGATTCSSCGMVYSAENPEDNFQHNQFHQRFIDSIKYVGWKKERVVAEFWDGKILLVMPDDPKYAIKKADDVRHVADSELGFQQVTLSRPTQAKTYLFINTERMVVGCLVVEPIRQAYRVLEQAEQHKDMTKDDFMERHRAWCCSTVPEQALCGISRVWVFSLARRQGIATRMLDTVRSTFMYGSHLTKEEIAFSDPTPDGKLFATKYSNTPTFLVYNFIA; encoded by the exons ATGATGCCCACTACTACCAGGAAAAGGAAGCTCCCCTCTCTGGACTCTGACAG TCACCCAGCTAAGAACCGTGTGAGGGATGTGGAGTCCCCTGTGAAGAGTATATCCCTCAGAAAGCTTCCACAGTCACCGACCAGGAAGAAGCCAGTCGGGCTTCTGCACAAGGCAAACTGTGCCTCTCCACATAAAGCAACAG GCTCTCCAGCCAAATCACCTTGTAAATCTCCATTCAAATCTTCCATGGTTACAAGCTCCTTCTATGGCCAGAAGAAGCCCTTCTATCTCACGCCACTAGACAGGAAGGCAATAAAGGAGGCACTgccttctcctcctcgtcctcttcctTCCCCTCCTTCCCAGGATAAAAATAAGAGGAATGTTAAAGGAGGCAGCAAGCCGAGAAAGGCTGCAGGATCTAGTAATGCAAGGAAGACGGGTACCAAAAGCAATTCACCATCTACAAAGACAATCAAGCTGTCCAAACCTAACAGCAG TGTCACTTCTAAACCGCCGTCCATTACAACTACTGCTCCTGCCAGCAGCGCTAAGCCAACAGATCCCAAGAAGGCAATCACCATCACTTTCAGCAGCCTGAAGCCCAAGCCGAAGATCTTTGTAGGTGCTGCTTTCTTTGCTACAGGGAAGAAACCTACATCCATGTACAAGAAATCTGCACGAAAATCCTCAACCAGGCAAGCTCCAGTCCCAGTGAAGAGCAAAGCTGTCCCGCCGAAGGTTAAGAGCGTGAAGTCGAAGCCAACTGCTCCAGTGACGAACCAACAGCAGACGCATCCTGAAAAG ACTGCTGCCCTGCAGACTGCTGTCCTGCAGACTGCTGCCCTGCAGACTGCTGTCCTGCCGGTCGAGATGGAAGAGAACCAGCCGAGCACCAAGCCGAGGACAAAATTTGATCCGTCAGACTGGGTGGACGCTGTCAACGAACAGCCTGAAACTCCAAAACCTTTCAG ctctcctAAAATGTTGTCGGAGAATTATGGGATTACCAAGGAGCTGATGATTTCGTTGTCAAGGACCCCAACAGCAAGTCCTGCATCCACAACGGCATCCTTCAGCACAGCAGAA GATGGTGGCGCTGACCTGAGTGATGTAAGTCCCATCTGTGCTGCTGCCAGTCCACccaaag ATTCTGCAGCGGTGTATCCCATCTTCGGCTCTGCCTCCAAAAA GTTAAAGAACGCAGCTTTGCGGTCACCGATGTCCTGCAGCACCCCCTCTGGTCTGACGGCGTCACTGCAGACGGCTTCTGCTGTCAAAGAGCGACCAGTTCgcaggaggaaagagaaacaggACGACGACCAGCTCATCATC GACGCCGGTCAGAAGCAGTTTGGAGCGACGACGTGCAGCTCGTGTGGGATGGTTTACAGCGCAGAAAACCCAGAGGACAATTTCCAACACAACCAGTTCCACCAGCGCTTCATCGACTCCATAAAATATGTG GGCTGGAAGAAGGAGCGGGTGGTGGCCGAGTTCTGGGATGGAAAAATCCTCCTAGTCATGCCAGATGATCCCAAATACGCCattaaaaag gcTGACGACGTGCGGCATGTGGCGGACAGCGAGTTGGGTTTCCAGCAGGTGACTCTGAGCAGACCGACACAGGCCAAGACCTACCTCTTCATCAACACGGAGCGCATGGTGGTGGGCTGCCTCGTCGTTGAACCTATACGCCAG GCCTACAGAGTCCTCGAGCAGGCGGAGCAACACAAAGACATGACGAAGGACGACTTCATGGAGCGACACCGAGCCTGGTGCTGCTCCACCGTCCCGGAACAAGCTCTGTGTGGGATCAGCCGGGTCTGGGTCTTCAGTCTGGCCAGACGACAGGGCATCGCAACACGCATGCTGGACACCGTCAG GAGCACCTTCATGTACGGCAGCCATCTAACGAAGGAGGAAATCGCCTTCTCTGACCCGACACCTGATGGCAAACTGTTTGCAACCAAGTACTCCAACACACCGACCTTCCTGGTTTACAACTTCATTGCATGA
- the LOC115028776 gene encoding coiled-coil domain-containing protein 25-like — MVFYFTSTAVNPHYIIYMGKDKYENEDLIKYGWPEDIWFHVDKLSSAHVYLRLPQGHAIEDIPPEVLIDCAQLVKNNSIQGCKMNNINVVYTSWANLKKTGDMDIGQIGFFRQKEVKIVAVDKKVNEIVNRLEKTKEERFPDLAAEKESRDREERNEKKAQVQEQRKKEKDDQRMRKEMDELKCYTSLMKDENMQTNEDGNDSDDFM; from the exons ATGGTGTTTTACTTCACAAGTACCG cgGTGAATCCTCACTACATCATCTACATGGGAAAAGACAAATATGAAA ATGAGGATCTAATAAAGTACGGATGGCCTGAAGACATCTG GTTTCATGTTGACAAACTGTCTTCTGCTCACGTTTATCTGAGACTGCCACAG GGTCATGCAATAGAAGATATTCCCCCTGAGGTGCTGATAGACTGTGCACAGCTGgtgaaaaacaacagcatcCAAG GCTGTAAGATGAACAACATCAATGTGGTTTACACATCGTGGGCCAACCTGAAGAAAACCGGAGACATGGACATAGGACAGATTGGTTTTTTTCGACAGAAAGAG GTGAAGATCGTGGCGGTGGACAAGAAGGTCAATGAGATCGTAAACCGCctggagaaaacaaaagaagaacgATTTCCCGACCTGGCGGCAGAGAAAGAGTCGAGAGACCGGGAGGAGAGGAACGAGAAGAAAGCTCAGGTCCAAgaacagaggaagaaagagaaggacgACCAGAGGATGAGAAAGGAGATGGACGAGCTCAA GTGCTACACGTCATTGATGAAGGATGAAAACATGCAGACTAATGAA GATGGTAATGATTCAGACGACTTCATGTGA
- the LOC115003911 gene encoding transmembrane protein 214-A-like encodes MASNNGSVGKWEVVKKGKKNSSAAGGGGKNPADKKPVSGGRKALGESNQPSRQPIVMSETLYDNFEKMAKKQNKEQVPPPAETENKKPSSSKPAKKPQSSSPVTPATHKTLEEAFKTLDVGDLKQQLARSQTLFPENPSVWVKDLAGYLNLNLTAPEIEPTLSSYAHDYPYCLSGKELKGVIKGLIGRCSEILPDFFDHCVYTMLRELDRQSGEPLHGYRVCIQAILQDKPRMATQNLPEYLELLRSVQNRPVKCLTIMWALGQAGFHDLSQGLRVWLGIMLPVLGVKSLSSYAIAYLERLLLLHANLTKGFGIMGPKEFFPLLDFAFMPKNALSSSLQEQLRRLYPRLKVLAFGAKPESTLHTYLPSFLSRATPHCPDDMKKELLSSMTECLCVDVQSLGVWRQLYTKHLPQSSLLLNHLLKSWNILPPKVRKNLEETIQSFRVTNEEMKESVECQELQDCNHLCQNLQVKMRGRGFPWSKLFLVLLVFAAGFIAHDVRSHGSFADSTTALYLHNSGVTAVSQQAMSKIKVYSTQGFSWLETNTPHYYSECARVLGPLMDKGLEKTKTAAIFISENTTQFILWVKEKTPQAIDWVNTNTPDSVFQVLAYLKELLLSLHQNYILPALAFIYELLQRAWTNLQDSCNGKVSVSCLKGHALSFTNSTWHLLQHTTSAIKTWAQELLTRA; translated from the exons ATGGCTTCAAACAATGGCTCCGTCGGTAAATGGGAGGTGgtgaagaaagggaagaagaacAGCAGCGCAGCCGGAGGAGGAGGCAAGAACCCGGCTGACAAGAAGCCCGTCAGCGGGGGAAGGAAAGCTCTGGGCGAATCTAACCAGCCATCCAGAC AACCAATAGTGATGTCAGAGACTCTGTACGACAACTTTGAGAAGATGGCAAAGAAACAGAACAAGGAGCAGGTTCCACCACCAGCCGAGACGGAAAATAAGAAGCCCTCGTCGAGTAAACCAGCCAAGAAACCACAGTCCAGCAGCCCAGTCACGCCCGCAACTCACAAGACCCTCGAAGAAGCCTTCAAAACT ttggACGTTGGGGACTTGAAGCAGCAGTTGGCTCGCAGTCAAACTCTGTTCCCAGAAAACCCATCGGTGTGGGTCAAAGACCTGGCAGGATACCTCAACCTCAATCTGACGGCACCAGAGATTGAGCCCACACTCAGCAGCTATGCTCACG ACTACCCATACTGCCTTTCAGGAAAAGAGCTGAAGGGTGTGATCAAAGGCCTCATCGGGCGCTGCAGTGAGATTCTGCCAGATTTCTTCGACCACTGTGTTTATACTATGCTCAGGGAGCTGGACAGACAGTCAG GAGAACCTCTGCACGGCTACAGAGTTTGCATCCAGGCAATCCTACAGGACAAACCCAGGATGGCAACCCAAAACCTGCcagag TATTTGGAGTTACTCCGATCAGTTCAGAATCGTCCAGTGAAGTGTTTGACCATCATGTGGGCTCTTGGCCAAGCTGGATTTCATGACCTCAGCCAGGGACTAAGAG TGTGGCTCGGTATCATGCTTCCTGTGCTCGGAGTCAAGTCCTTATCTTCATATGCCATTGCATATCTGGAGAGACTTCTGCT ACTTCACGCTAACCTGACGAAGGGATTTGGCATCATGGGTCCTAAAGAGTTCTTTCCTTTACTGGATTTCGCCTTCATGCCCAAGAACGCCCTGTCATCAAG tctgcaggagcagctgaGGCGTCTGTACCCTCGTCTGAAGGTCCTCGCATTTGGAGCCAAACCCGAGAGCACATTACACACATACCTGCCATCGTTTCTGTCCCGAGCGACGCCACACTGTCCAGATGACATGAAGAaagag CTGCTCAGCAGTATGAccgagtgtttgtgtgtggatgtcCAGAGTCTAGGAGTTTGGAGGCAGCTCTATACTAAGCACTTACCCCAGTCCAG tCTGCTGTTGAACCATTTATTGAAGTCCTGGAATATCCTGCCACCAAAG GTCCGGAAGAACCTTGAAGAAACAATCCAGTCTTTCCGAGTGACCAATGAGGAGATGAAAGAGTCTGTCGAATGTCAGGAGCTTCAGGACTGCAATCACCTGTGCCAG AACCTGCAGGTAAAGATGCGTGGTCGTGGGTTCCCCTGGTCCAAACTTTTCCTGGTTCTGCTCGTGTTTGCAGCCGGCTTCATCGCTCATGACGTCAGATCCCACGGCTCCTTCGCAG attcCACCACAGCCTTGTATCTGCACAACTCAGGGGTCACAGCCGTATCTCAGCAGGCCATGAGCAAAATAAAGGTGTACTCTACACAGGGCTTCAG CTGGTTGGAGACAAACACTCCTCATTATTACTCGGAGTGTGCGCGGGTTTTGGGGCCACTAATGGACAAAGGAttggaaaagacaaaaacagccGCCATCTTCATCTCTGAAAACACCACGCAGTTTATCCTCTGGGTCAAAGAAAAGACGCCGCAGGCCATAGACTGG GTGAACACCAACACTCCCGACAGTGTGTTCCAGGTGTTGGCGTATTTAAAGGAgctgctcctctccctccatcagaACTACATCCTGCCAGCGCTGGCGTTCATATATGAACTGCTACAGCGAGCGTGGACCAACCTACAGGACTCCTGCAA TGGGAAGGTGTCTGTATCGTGTCTGAAGGGCCACGCTTTGTCCTTCACCAACTCAACGTGGCACCTGCTGCAACACACGACGTCGGCCATCAAGACGTGGGCTCAGGAGCTGCTGACACGAGCGTGA
- the LOC115003850 gene encoding microtubule-associated protein RP/EB family member 3-like isoform X1: MIRRMAVNVYSTSMTIENLSRHDMLAWVNDSLQLTLTKIEQLCSGAAYCQLMDMLFPGCILMKKVKFNAKLEHEYIHNFKVLQASFKRMNVDKIIPVERLVKGKFQDNFEFLQWFKKFFDANYDGKDYDPLISRQGQEGTPPPSNTGPVRTSPTVPKIAPPPQKQIIVSAPRKPAPMTRNGGDTELLELNQQLLDLKLTVDGLEKERDFYFGKLRDIELLCQDNESESLIFSKIMDVLYSTEEGFAPPEDEDVDEGAQGDPEEEF, from the exons atgataag GAGGATGGCGGTGAATGTTTACTCCACCTCTATGACCATAGAGAACCTGAGTCGTCATGACATGTTGGCATGGGTCAACGACTCTCTGCAGCTTACACTCACAAAGATCGAGCAGCTCTGttcag GTGCTGCTTACTGTCAGTTAATGGACATGCTGTTCCCTGGCTGCATATTAATGAAGAAAGTTAAGTTCAATGCTAAACTGGAACATGAATACATCCACAATTTCAAGGTCTTACAGGCTTCATTCAAGAGAATGAATGTGGACAAG ATCATCCCTGTGGAGCGGCTGGTGAAGGGGAAGTTCCAGGACAACTTTGAGTTCCTTCAGTGGTTTAAGAAGTTTTTTGATGCCAACTATGACGGGAAAGACTACGACCCTCTAATATCACGGCAAGGCCAAGAGGGAACGCCGCCGCCATCCAACACAG GCCCTGTGAGAACTTCTCCCACAGTACCAAAGATTGCCCCCCCTCCCCAGAAGCAGATCATTGTATCAGCACCCCGCAAACCTGCACCCATGACCCGCAATGGAGGAGACACTGAGCTCTTAGAGCTCAACCAGCAG CTGCTGGATCTGAAGCTGACTGTAGACGgattggagaaagagagagacttcTACTTTGGAAAGCTGAGAGACATTGAGCTCCTCTGCCAGGATAACGAAAGTGAAAGCCTGATCTTCAGCAAAATCATggatgtactgtacagtacagag GAGGGATTTGCACCACCAGAGGATGAAGATGTCGACGAAGGGGCACAGGGTGACCCGGAGGAGGAGTTCTGA
- the LOC115003850 gene encoding microtubule-associated protein RP/EB family member 3-like isoform X2: protein MAVNVYSTSMTIENLSRHDMLAWVNDSLQLTLTKIEQLCSGAAYCQLMDMLFPGCILMKKVKFNAKLEHEYIHNFKVLQASFKRMNVDKIIPVERLVKGKFQDNFEFLQWFKKFFDANYDGKDYDPLISRQGQEGTPPPSNTGPVRTSPTVPKIAPPPQKQIIVSAPRKPAPMTRNGGDTELLELNQQLLDLKLTVDGLEKERDFYFGKLRDIELLCQDNESESLIFSKIMDVLYSTEEGFAPPEDEDVDEGAQGDPEEEF, encoded by the exons ATGGCGGTGAATGTTTACTCCACCTCTATGACCATAGAGAACCTGAGTCGTCATGACATGTTGGCATGGGTCAACGACTCTCTGCAGCTTACACTCACAAAGATCGAGCAGCTCTGttcag GTGCTGCTTACTGTCAGTTAATGGACATGCTGTTCCCTGGCTGCATATTAATGAAGAAAGTTAAGTTCAATGCTAAACTGGAACATGAATACATCCACAATTTCAAGGTCTTACAGGCTTCATTCAAGAGAATGAATGTGGACAAG ATCATCCCTGTGGAGCGGCTGGTGAAGGGGAAGTTCCAGGACAACTTTGAGTTCCTTCAGTGGTTTAAGAAGTTTTTTGATGCCAACTATGACGGGAAAGACTACGACCCTCTAATATCACGGCAAGGCCAAGAGGGAACGCCGCCGCCATCCAACACAG GCCCTGTGAGAACTTCTCCCACAGTACCAAAGATTGCCCCCCCTCCCCAGAAGCAGATCATTGTATCAGCACCCCGCAAACCTGCACCCATGACCCGCAATGGAGGAGACACTGAGCTCTTAGAGCTCAACCAGCAG CTGCTGGATCTGAAGCTGACTGTAGACGgattggagaaagagagagacttcTACTTTGGAAAGCTGAGAGACATTGAGCTCCTCTGCCAGGATAACGAAAGTGAAAGCCTGATCTTCAGCAAAATCATggatgtactgtacagtacagag GAGGGATTTGCACCACCAGAGGATGAAGATGTCGACGAAGGGGCACAGGGTGACCCGGAGGAGGAGTTCTGA